The following proteins are encoded in a genomic region of Neovison vison isolate M4711 chromosome 12, ASM_NN_V1, whole genome shotgun sequence:
- the HIGD1C gene encoding HIG1 domain family member 1C, with product MINNILGEDKWIFNDFQQPYLSPPVLERKMSADNQWSADEEEGQLSRLIRKSRDSPFVPVGIAGFMTVVSYGLYKLKYRKDQKMSIHLIHMRVAAQGFVVGAVTLGVLYSMYKDYIRPRFFSVSKK from the exons ATGATCAACAATATACTGGGAGAGgataaatggatttttaatgattttcagcAACCATATTTATCCCCTCCTGTACTAGAGAGAAAAATGTCTGCAGATAACCAGTGGTCAGCAGATGAGGAAGAAGGCCAACTCTCCCGACTGATCAGGAAATCTAGGGACTCCCCTTTTGTCCCCGTAG gaATAGCAGGCTTTATGACTGTGGTGTCCTATGGTCTTTACAAGTTAAAGTACAGAAAAGATCAGAAAATGTCCATTCATCTTATTCACATGAGAGTTGCTGCCCAAGGATTTGTTGTAGGAGCTGTGACTCTAG gtGTTCTCTATTCTATGTATAAAGATTACATCAGACCTCGGTTCTTCAGTGTGTCCAAAAAATGA